The nucleotide sequence TGTCATTGTTTTATTATTTTTCGATGAGCTAACTCGTTTATTTATTTGCCACGACCCCTATGGCCGCTTTAAAAACCCTGGTTACGACAACAGCCCAACGGCGGGTAAATTTGTTAAATACTCAGAGCAATTGATTTACACCCAAGCTGATAACGGTAATCTTTCGACTTGGGCACACTTAATCAAACCTTATGCGCCACTTAAACGGGTGATTGGGGATGAGAATTGCTCAAAGCAATTTAAAAACCGAGTGAGGCTAATAGCCAATAACATCAACTGTGACCCATCGGATTTAATGGCGATCATGAGCTTTGAGAGTGGCGGCTCATTTTCGAGCGCCATCAAGAATCAAGCCGGCTCCGGTGCTGTTGGGCTAATCCAATTTATGCCCCAAACAGCCGCCTCGCTCGGAACCTCAACTGAGGCTTTAGGCAGGATGACCGGACTAGATCAGCTTGATTGGGTAGAAAAATACTTTGTAGCCCAATTAGGGGCTAACACCAGTAGAAAGTCCTTAAGCGATCTCTATATGGCAGTGCTTTGGCCGGCTGCTATAGGTAAAAGCTTGAATTATGGGCTGTTCACTAGACCCGGCATAGCTTACAGCCAAAATTCAGGATTAGACGTTAACCGAGACGGAATTATTTCTGTCGGGGAAGCGATCACAAAGGTTCAAGCCCGATTTTTAAACAGGATTTCTTAAGCAGGCTTGGACGGAATCGATTAAGCGACTCAAGCGTTTTCTACACCAAGTTAACCCCTCAAGCATAGTTGAGGGGTTTCTCTGTAAATTTTAGTTAAAACCTTTAATAAAATCCTTCATCTCCTCCACAGAATTTAAAAACCCAGCATACTTTAACTGTCGCCCAAATTGTAAGCCGACATGGTTCCTAAGCTCCTCGTGCTTGTTTAAATCACTATAAAAGCTTAACCATGCGTTTTCTAGTTGATTGAGATCTAGATATTCTAAAGCTCTCTCTTTAGCCCAATTTAAATGCTCTGTCTTGTTCATGGTTATCTTCCCTACCAGCTATCAATTGACAAAAATTTGTCTTCACAGATAGTAAAACGGTAAGTTTCCGTTCCTTGCCAGCTTTTATCATCGTCTTCATCCTGGCAAGTAAAAGTGACTATTTTAGAAACAAAATAAAGGTAATCATCCTGGATTTTCTTGTACTCTACATTCCAGTTATCCTCGCTGTAATCAACTCCTAAAATATTCCCTTCCCCTTTTAAATTATCGAGGTAACGTTTACAAAGCTCAATCAAGTGAATATTAGGATGTTGCGTCATGATTAGATTTTCTCCGTATATTTTTACCGGTGAGCGTTTTTGTACAAAATCGCTCACCGGTTGTCTAATTCGTTGTCCCATTCACGGGCTAATTTGAGAAGCTCGTCCGCAAATCTTTCTGGTACACGAATAGCTTTGGTTTTACCGGCTTTCCAAGTAGGTTTTCTGCCCTGCCCGTTTCCCGCTCCGGCCGTGATCGGTATCCGTTTTTGTACAGAATCGGTCAACGATTCATGAAGAGCTTGTTGGTAATCATAAGCTAATTTAAGCATTGGGGTTTTATCCCCAAATCGTCGGGGTATAGACCAAGCCATGCTATCTGAGCTATATAATAATTGCCTCACTCCTGAGTCTTCTAAAGCAAGGTGCTTCAGCCCAAAGCCATGTAAGCGTAAATCTGGCCGAACTACCTTTATTGATTTAAGAATGTCTTTAATAATCTTGGGGTTTCCATTGCGACGACATACAGACCCAACGCCACACCATGCACCCAAAGATAAGCGATCACCATACATTTGAACGTGAGTAATGTAATCCGCAACTTGGTACCCCTGAATAACCGGCATGATTTGAGTCACACAAGAATAAGCCCGTAGTTGATCGAAGCGCTCGATCGTCAATTGTTGATGAAGTTCAACGGATAAGCCTGTTTTTTCGAGGATAAAAGGTTCACACATGAAATCCTGGCTTACAGCCTGTAGTAAATTTCCGCACCTAGACCAGCGTCCTATTTGATGACAATATTCTTCGACAGAAAATCGATAATGGCCATAGCGGCTAATCTCAGTAAACGCCCCTGAGTCAAGAATCCAGTCTCCAACTTGAAAATCTGACTGCCGCGATCGCAAAGTATTGACACTAATCATAGCCCCGGCAGCCGGAAAAGCTGGGTTAATTATGCTTTTAGCCTGAGAGGGACTACAGCCGATAAAAAATAATGGTGAGGTATTATCTGACGGCTGTAAATGATTTTGTACGTTATCGCTCATGGCTTCTTACCGTTCCTCTGTGGGTGGGTTTGTGGAGGCTTACTAACCACCCGAAACTCTGTTTTGAAATCAATGTTTTTGACTGTATTTGAAAAGACGATTCGCGCATAAAACGGTCCTCTAAATTCTACCCGCCAATATTTCCCCCTATCGCTTTTTAGCTCAATATAATCATTTGGACGTAATATCCAAACGTCGTAAGTCCATTCCTTTTCATTAGAAGCGATCTCGTTTTCTGTGTTGGTGTTCTGAGGCTCGGTTGCTTTTTCTGGGGAGGGTTCTTGTTTGGGTGTAGTTATTTCGGCTTCTGTAACGGTTGGAGTTTCAGGTTTAAGCCAATAGTGCTGTTTATCCCCATTTGCACCATTGACAGGTTTAAGTTTTTTCCAGCCCAACTGCTTAAGTGCTTTGGATACTCGCATTTGTTGGCGTTTATGGTCTGAAGCGTTATTTTCAACGTCAAAGCATTCTCTTAAGACTTCAGTAATGGTTATTTTTTCTTTATGGTTTGTTTCGGCCCAATTGGCGATCAATCCTTCCCATTCGTCATAGTCTCTGAACGCTTGGTTCGATTTCTCTAATTGTTCGTATTCTTCAGGAGTTAGAACCCAAGCATCTACCCCTTGCTTTTTGCCCTCTAAATACTCTTTAACTGCTGATGCCCAGAGTAGCGATCTCTCTGCCTCGAGGGTTTTAAACGGAATCATCCAATTGCTTTGAATAGGGATAACTAAAAACCTGCGGCTACCCGTTTTATCCCTTAAAAAGTCGTCCTCGTTCGTGCTGCCACAGAAAACAAAGCGACGGGGATAGTCTAACGCATCGCGTCCATAGGGCTTGACAAAACAGTCTGACAATTTGGTCATAAAATCTTTAATTTCGCCGGCTTCTCTCTTGGTGACGATTCTTTCAAACTCTCCCCATTCTTGAATCCAACACCGGTGTAAGACCATGAGGGACTGACGACTCTCTAAATTAGAGCCAAAAGACCCGTCAAACCATTCCCCGGCTAGCTTGCGGAAAAAGTTCGTTTTACCAGTACCTTGCTTGTCCGATTTAAGGATAAGCGCATGATCCATTTGACAGCCTGGCTCTAAAACTCGCGCTACGGCCCCGATAAGCCATTTCTTGACAAATACATCATAGATAGGGTTAGACGTGCCTAAATAACGCTGTGAGAGGTTGTCAATGGGCAAAAACTGGTTGGCGGCATAACAGGCTTTAAGATATTTTTCTACTGGGTGATAGCTGTTTTTCTTGGCTACATACAATAGAGCATCAATTAAATGGTTGGGAGCAGCGTCAATTAAATACTCTTCGATTAGCCAGTACCTCAACTCGTTCCCTAATTCCAGAGGTTTACCGTTTAACTCTACTCGTTGAGTAAGCTCATTAAAAGCTAATTTTTTTCCAAAATTACGTTGAATGAATTCAAGTAATTTTGCGGCGGAAATTCTATGGATTTGTTGCCGGTCGCAATACTCACCGAGTAATATTCTTTCTTCAAAAACCTCATCTAATCTACCCTCTCCTGCTTTAGCTATTAGATCATCTATTCCTTTTCCTTCTTCTGGCTCCCACAGAAGAACGGAAACATTAACCCCCTCGGTTTCTAATAGCTCTCCTAATCGTTTAGCCGCTCGAAAAACGTCAATCTTTGTGATGAACTTGGCATCCTGATCAAAGGCGATGCAGAACTCTCTACCGGCTCTACATAACGCTTTTAATGGGTCGATTAATTGTCCTGTTTCACTTCTCCATCCTGTAGTAATTCCAGGTAGGGCAATACAAATATAGCCGGTGGATAAAACACTAGCGGCTTTTTTCGCTCCTTCAGTGATAATTACTGGTAAAGGATTATCAATGACCCACTGCCAAAATTGAACTTCTGGAATATATCCACCTGTCGGACAGTCTTGTTTTAAAACTTCGCAAACTTCTTCATGTTTATCTAGCTTGTTAGCGATTTTTATCCAGTCTTCTTCAGCTATTTTTAAAGAGAAAAGTTCGGTCTGTGCATGGGGAGGATGTTCATATTTAATTGGCTTCCCGTGAATCATTCTAGGGGTATTTGGTTTAAAACATCCCCACTCTGATTCCACTCCATAGCATTGATTAGCCAGGGAATTAGAGTTAAGTGTAGTGAGGTCTATTCCTGCCCCACACCACCATCCACCGTCGTCAAGATGGGAATAATTTTTAATCCACTTATCCCTTAATCTTCCATCATTTCTCCTTTCTTCTACACCCAAACTATATAATAAATGTGAATAACAGCTATTTCCTTGCAAAGAAACAAAATTCAGTGCTATAATTGTTTCAGAGATTTTGGAGTCGTTTAGCTCTTTTCTGTGGCGTTCTAACATCATGATTCCCTTCCTTTCCCCTCTGTTTAGAGGGGACTTTTTTTTATTCCTGTTCTGTTAATTGTTTAATTTGTTCTTCTAACTCTCTGATTCTCTGCTGGTATCTTTGTATGGGGTAAGGAGATTTCCAGAGGTCAGACCATTCGTCATACGCGCCAAAAGAATCAAAATCTTTAAGCCCTTCTTGTTGAACCGTCCTCAACGTCTCGATGGCTCTTTCAGCAGCAGGAATTATCGATTTTTCATTAAGTAAATTCCTTACTCTGTGAGTCTCATCTTTGACTGATTCTAGAACAATGACAATAGCTCGAAAATAGCTAATTACTTTGTCACAAAGGTCAAAAAGCTGTTTTCCTTCTTTTGTATATCGACTGTTAATTTTATTGATAGTCCACCGCAAATAGTCTATAGGAGTTCTATTGGAGTCATATTTTTCTACAGACATTTTTTTACGTAAAAGCTCGTGATCATGTAATAACAAATCCCACTTGTTTAACCTGTCTAGAAAAATAATTTCATCCCCTGAATACAAATAAACTCCCTCTCCTGCTTTAAATAGAGATGCTGCCATCCTATTTGCTAATTGTGCCGATGATATGGTTATTTGAACGTTATCAGATTCGTTAATGTCTGTTGTTCGAAGATGTAATAAGTTAGCTATTAGTTCTAGAGTTATTTCTTTAATATTCATTTTTTTTCTATCTCCTCTATTTCTTCAGTGAGTTCAAGGTATTTGTCGGGAATGGGGATGTCGTAGAAGTGACACAGCTTCCCAACGGCTTGGATGGTCTGTTTGAGATCTAGAACGCTCGACGATATTTCTTCAGGGTCATGTTCTAAAGCTTCTAGCCCGATGATCATCACAGGGAATAAGCCCGATAGTTCGCTGGCCTGAGCAATTGTTAAGCCCTGGGCTTCTCGAAATTGCTTGAAGACTTTACCGATTGTTTGCTGAGGATGAACTAAAGGAGTCTTTACCGGTCTAGTGTTGTTTAGCTCCCGCATAAACTCGTCTGCTAGTTCGATCGCTGATAGATACAGCTTTTTGTTTATGCACGTCTGGACTTGTCTCGAAAAATTAACGTAGTCTTTAGTGCCGGCTAATAAGCCCCGTAGGGCAGCAGCCGCAAAATAATCTCGCCTAGATATCTCGTTTTGAGGTATGTTGTAATTCATTCTTTTTTTTTGGAAGTAATGGAGGGTGTTTAGCCCTCCGTTTTTGTGGGAGTAACTTCAACGAGTGCGATCGCACAGTGGTTGAAAGAAAAAAAGTTTTTTAGCGTTTTAGAGAAAAAGGTTGATCCACTACGGCTAGAACCCTTGCACAGTCTGAAATTCCAGGCGGATCTACCTCTGGAGGTTCGGTTGATCCGACAGCAGTTAATGATTTTTTGAAAACCTTTCCCTTGAAAGATGTTAGATTATTCATAAGTTTTATAGTTTTGAGTTTTGCGGAAATTTCTTTCCGCTTTTTTATTGGACTTGATAAGGGCTAAGACAGGGTAAATGTCAGGACGACTTGAGAGACTGGAAAACGATAGAAGCATTTGTCTTGATGAACTTGATGAATTTTGGTCATGAGTTTTTAACAAAGTAGGAAATGTAAAAGAACGTAACAACCTATTGAGTTCTAGATACGTCTTTTTGATGGTTACAATCGGAAAGTTTGCTTTTTGACTGTACATTATGTATTCTTTGTATTTAGATTCTGGGGAAGAATAATTTCTTAATCCCATTTTTCTAAACCTATTTAACTCTACCAGTATAACCATGACTATTTCAACCTTTTGGATGTATTTCGACGAAACAAAACTTAAAGAAGAGATTGAGATTTTCTCCAGCTTCTCTACAATACCAAATTGGAGTTTAGAAAAACTCAGGAGAGTTTCTGTCTATTACCGTGACCTAGTTAAAAATCATTCAAACCACTTAGCTTTAATGATTTCTCGATTACCTGAAACTCAGTTTAAAAGTTTAATAGCTGAGATTTTGAATGACGAGCAAGGAAATGGTTATTATCACAAATCTCATCTGTTCCTCTGGGATAATTTCCTGAAGTCTATCGGGGTTAATGATATTAAAAGGAATATTGATATTCCAGATAAAATGAAACCGTTTATTGAGAACAGCAGCATTGACTTTGTTGTGGGCCTTGAGGGCTTGGGGGTAGAGTGTATTTGCTCTGTCTATTTGAGCATCTTTGAGAAATTTCTCAAGAAGCACCCTTATATCCTTCAACATTATGACAAAGTTGATTGGCTGTTTTTTGATATTCACGTTCGCGGAGAAGATATACACCATAAAGAAAAAATCAGAAAAGCGGTAGATGATTTAATTGAGTCTCGGCAAATTAATCCTGATTTGGTTCTTAAGGGATATAACAAAGCCAAGGAAGCTTGGCGACAAACTTGGTGCGACTGGATTAATTTGCCAGAAGAGAAAGCTGTAGAAGCTTTGTCTAGAGCTTAATTTACTACTTGCTCATTAATTTTGATGGGCTAGTAATAAATTTTCAACAAGGGAGGATGTGACACTTTTAAAGTATTCACTTCCTCCTTTTATTCTGGCTACAGTAACAATTCCTTCAAAGGAACCTATTATCATAGCTGCCTCATCATTTGACAGGGTAATTTCTGGTGATACATTTTGGGAAATTTTAAGAACCCAGTTTACTTGTAAATCAAAGAAGTTCCTTAGCTCCTGTTGTATTGATTCAGACAAGTTGTTAAATTCTGGAAGCAAACAAATACACAAACAGATTTTACGGTTGTCGGGTTCTAATACCTTGGCATAGGTATCAATTAGGCTTTGTAAACTCTCTCTTAGGGAGAGGTTCTGCGCTTCTATTTCATCAAGGATGTCAGAAAAATCGTTTTTGTACTTGATTACTGTTTCCTTAACTAAATCCTCCTTGCTTTGAAAGTGATGATATACATTAGTTCGACTGGTTTCGGCTAATTCGGCCACTTGCTCTAACGAGAATGAACTATACCCCTTAGATTGCAGTAGGCCTTTACAAATCGAGAGAATTTTTTCTCTGGTTGAGTTTTCTGACATTGTCTTGTTACTGGTTTATTGAATTTGCGCGACTGACAGGCCGGCCTGTCAGTTTTAGTGACCCTATTTAACTTCACCAACAAAACCTATTGAAAAACCTATGAAATTTGATTTTCTCTATTTTTTTTATTGGTTGATATTAAATTGGGTGCTTTTGATAGATAGTATCTAAGAATTCTCTAATTTTTGCAAGTTCCTCCAGAATGTCCAGTTAAATCGCTAATAACAACTATAGATAATAGTCAATATATATTATGATATATATTGCTATATAACGGGTTTTATCTAAACTATGAATAATCTTTGCGGCTAACAGGTTGTAGCAAAGCCTTGAAAGCACTATAATTGGTTTAACGCTTCATACCACGTACCAATGCAACAAGTGCAAACATAACGCGCTTCGTTATAGGTAAAGGCGTTAGATTATTCATTCGTTTTACAAGAAGGTTGGGGTCGTCTCCCGGCCTTCTTGTTTTGGGTGGGTACAGCCGCACATCCATCCAAAACGGCCATCTCAACAGTTTTAGTTTGCCCTCTGAATACCTCCTGTTGTTGTTGTTGAATAGAAGATAGCAAGACGATGTGTTTACAAGCGCCTTCGCCTTGCTACTTCTAAATCGATTGACGTAGGCAATTGCCTACATTACAATTATGAATAACAAAACTAAGAATTTGTCAAGGGGTAACAAAGAAAAATCAATGCTTGACCAATTGCTCCAAAAGTTGGAATTGAGCTATAACGATTTTGCTGCTTATTTAGGGATTCATAGGACTCACCTATGGCAATACCGCAAAGGCAAAAGAGAGTTTCGCTTAAATTGGGAGCAAGTCTTGAAATTGGACAAGCTTTTAGAAAAAGTTGAAATGAAAATTTCTGACTTACCCCCTGACTGGTACTTAGACCCAAACCAGAGAGAACATGACGAAAACACTACTGACTATACAAACGCTTCTTACTCGGGGCAAGCCCGCTCAAAAAGGTAACAAAGAAAAATCAATGCTTGACGAGTTGTTGGAAAAATGGGGCTTTGAGACTTATAACGATTTTGCTGACTTTTTAGGAGTCCATAGACAAACCTTTTGGCGATATCGCGTAGGAGAAAGAGAATTCCGCCTAAATTGGCAGCAAGTCTTGAAATTAAACAAACTCCTTAAGCAAATTGGCAAAGATATTGAAGACCTACCCCTTGACTGGTACTTAGACCCAAACCAGAGAGAACATCTATGAACATATGACAGATGACAACAAAGTTTTGTCAAGGGGACAAAAACAAAAATCTATGCTTGACCAACTCCTAATTCTTTGGGAGCTTGATTATAAAGGCTTCTGTGAAATCCTTAAGATTGATTACAAAAACTTATGGCGTTATCGCCAGGGGCTGAGAGAGTTCAGGTTAAATATGGAACAGATTGCGGAGTTGGACAAGCTTTTAAAAAAGGTTGATAAACGATATTCTGACCTACCCCTTGACTGGTACTTAGATCCGAATCAGAAGGAACAACACGATGAAAATACTACCGACCAGACAAATTCTTACTCAGATCAAGCTCGTTAAGTGCGATCGCTACCCCGTTGGGAAAAATAAAAAAAGTTTTTTGGCGTTTTTTCGAAAAAGGTTGATCCGCTACTCCCGAAGCCCTTACACAGAGGGCAATTCCAGGCGGATCAACCTCTGGAGGTTCGGTTGATCCAGGTTGATCCAGGTTGATCCGCTAAAATCTTAAGGAAAATTTCCTAGGTTTCCTATAATTGTTGTTCTGTAAGGGTTACAGAACAAAATAGACAACGATTTAAAGTAGGTAAACCTATAGGTTATACTAAAGGTAAAATAGGTAAATTTGTAGGTTATATTAAAGGTAAAATAGGTAAACTTATCGAGTTATTACCTATGCCGAAGCATAAAAACGTTGTACAGTTTTCGCTTAACGAAGAGCAACTATCAATACTAGCAAACCTGGCTAATCCAAACGAATCAATCGGACTTTGTGCTAAACGATTGTTATTAAAGGTTATTGAGCAATCAAAGCCGATAGATACTGTTCAATCAGAAATGCTAGAAAAACGCTTAGAGTCCTTGCGAGAAGAGTTACAAACTTACATAGATCAAAAATTGGAAAGACTTGATCAACTAGAAGTTTCGGTAAACGAGCTTCACGGCTACATAGACTCTTGTGAATTACCTATGTAATGTAGGTAAAAATAGGTAAAAATAGGTAAATTAGATATGGAATTACCTGTAGATAACGTTCTGGTTCATATCCTCTTAAATCCTTACAGAGCAAGAATTATGGGAAACCTAGAAAAATTTCCTTAAGATTTAGCGGATCAACCTGGATCAACCGAACCTCCAGAGGTTGATCCGCCTGGAATCGCTCACTGTATAAAGGCTTCGGGAGTAGCGGATCAACCTTTTTCGAAAAATCACTAAAAAACTTTTTTTATTTTTCCAAACGGCGTGCGATCGCAAATCAACAACAGGAGTAAGCATGGTAGTAGTCAAAAAGAAAGCTGATATAGAACGTATGGCCTTTATCCTCGATCAAATATTAGGCGGCTTAAAAGGCAGTCCTTTCTCCTGGGGGCAGGGGCAGCAGTGGGCATGGGTTCCCGTAGCCCGTGAGTTAGGGCTTGACCTATTAACCATCAATCAAATTTCAAAGAGGGGTTATAGGCTCAAGCGTGGTGTTCAGCCAGTGGGAAAAATTTACCTTGGCTCACCTATTGGCTTATGGTGCAACGTTTATTTATTACAAATTCAATGCGTCAAGCTTGAGGACAACAAGCAACTAAGCCTGAACTTAACTACACAAGAATCAACAGGAGAATAGAGTTATGGCACGACCTAAAGGTAAAAAACTGGCAACCTTTGAACTAGATGAAACTATATG is from Gloeothece verrucosa PCC 7822 and encodes:
- a CDS encoding C39 family peptidase; this translates as MLKKIRRRDAGFFILGSSLSLAFNSLKPKIKPESKKPVVVNQTTEFNYKNYPYFYQLDNEIDPYGSCALTSVAISLGHFGKTVSPDSLYLECQKRGLDRFSHLDIKKLLHEYEIEDNWSTEHKWADVFEHLKKGFPVIFSSENSFAASGHVIVLLFFDELTRLFICHDPYGRFKNPGYDNSPTAGKFVKYSEQLIYTQADNGNLSTWAHLIKPYAPLKRVIGDENCSKQFKNRVRLIANNINCDPSDLMAIMSFESGGSFSSAIKNQAGSGAVGLIQFMPQTAASLGTSTEALGRMTGLDQLDWVEKYFVAQLGANTSRKSLSDLYMAVLWPAAIGKSLNYGLFTRPGIAYSQNSGLDVNRDGIISVGEAITKVQARFLNRIS
- a CDS encoding DUF7221 family queuine tRNA-ribosyltransferase-like protein codes for the protein MSDNVQNHLQPSDNTSPLFFIGCSPSQAKSIINPAFPAAGAMISVNTLRSRQSDFQVGDWILDSGAFTEISRYGHYRFSVEEYCHQIGRWSRCGNLLQAVSQDFMCEPFILEKTGLSVELHQQLTIERFDQLRAYSCVTQIMPVIQGYQVADYITHVQMYGDRLSLGAWCGVGSVCRRNGNPKIIKDILKSIKVVRPDLRLHGFGLKHLALEDSGVRQLLYSSDSMAWSIPRRFGDKTPMLKLAYDYQQALHESLTDSVQKRIPITAGAGNGQGRKPTWKAGKTKAIRVPERFADELLKLAREWDNELDNR
- a CDS encoding VapE domain-containing protein, which translates into the protein MMLERHRKELNDSKISETIIALNFVSLQGNSCYSHLLYSLGVEERRNDGRLRDKWIKNYSHLDDGGWWCGAGIDLTTLNSNSLANQCYGVESEWGCFKPNTPRMIHGKPIKYEHPPHAQTELFSLKIAEEDWIKIANKLDKHEEVCEVLKQDCPTGGYIPEVQFWQWVIDNPLPVIITEGAKKAASVLSTGYICIALPGITTGWRSETGQLIDPLKALCRAGREFCIAFDQDAKFITKIDVFRAAKRLGELLETEGVNVSVLLWEPEEGKGIDDLIAKAGEGRLDEVFEERILLGEYCDRQQIHRISAAKLLEFIQRNFGKKLAFNELTQRVELNGKPLELGNELRYWLIEEYLIDAAPNHLIDALLYVAKKNSYHPVEKYLKACYAANQFLPIDNLSQRYLGTSNPIYDVFVKKWLIGAVARVLEPGCQMDHALILKSDKQGTGKTNFFRKLAGEWFDGSFGSNLESRQSLMVLHRCWIQEWGEFERIVTKREAGEIKDFMTKLSDCFVKPYGRDALDYPRRFVFCGSTNEDDFLRDKTGSRRFLVIPIQSNWMIPFKTLEAERSLLWASAVKEYLEGKKQGVDAWVLTPEEYEQLEKSNQAFRDYDEWEGLIANWAETNHKEKITITEVLRECFDVENNASDHKRQQMRVSKALKQLGWKKLKPVNGANGDKQHYWLKPETPTVTEAEITTPKQEPSPEKATEPQNTNTENEIASNEKEWTYDVWILRPNDYIELKSDRGKYWRVEFRGPFYARIVFSNTVKNIDFKTEFRVVSKPPQTHPQRNGKKP
- a CDS encoding helix-turn-helix domain-containing protein, which gives rise to MNYNIPQNEISRRDYFAAAALRGLLAGTKDYVNFSRQVQTCINKKLYLSAIELADEFMRELNNTRPVKTPLVHPQQTIGKVFKQFREAQGLTIAQASELSGLFPVMIIGLEALEHDPEEISSSVLDLKQTIQAVGKLCHFYDIPIPDKYLELTEEIEEIEKK
- a CDS encoding iron-containing redox enzyme family protein codes for the protein MTISTFWMYFDETKLKEEIEIFSSFSTIPNWSLEKLRRVSVYYRDLVKNHSNHLALMISRLPETQFKSLIAEILNDEQGNGYYHKSHLFLWDNFLKSIGVNDIKRNIDIPDKMKPFIENSSIDFVVGLEGLGVECICSVYLSIFEKFLKKHPYILQHYDKVDWLFFDIHVRGEDIHHKEKIRKAVDDLIESRQINPDLVLKGYNKAKEAWRQTWCDWINLPEEKAVEALSRA
- a CDS encoding TetR/AcrR family transcriptional regulator, translated to MSENSTREKILSICKGLLQSKGYSSFSLEQVAELAETSRTNVYHHFQSKEDLVKETVIKYKNDFSDILDEIEAQNLSLRESLQSLIDTYAKVLEPDNRKICLCICLLPEFNNLSESIQQELRNFFDLQVNWVLKISQNVSPEITLSNDEAAMIIGSFEGIVTVARIKGGSEYFKSVTSSLVENLLLAHQN
- a CDS encoding helix-turn-helix domain-containing protein, which gives rise to MLDQLLQKLELSYNDFAAYLGIHRTHLWQYRKGKREFRLNWEQVLKLDKLLEKVEMKISDLPPDWYLDPNQREHDENTTDYTNASYSGQARSKR